A part of Pirellulales bacterium genomic DNA contains:
- a CDS encoding penicillin acylase family protein, with product MRSVVLAAVLGWPLASASRAIAAPPEDTPSLAEQLAGQVAIYRDSFGVPHIDGASDEATVFGFAYAQAEDYFWQVEDNYLLSLGRYAEAHGPSGINSDLLNRAFEIVASAKADYEKLPDDLKSLCEAFAAGLNHYLAKNPHVKPRLIRHFEPWHSLACARQLLLELTFRYTRIHSNYMPRVNPMVAAATGSNAWAIAPQRTRDGHAMLFANPHQPWFGFGQMYEAHLRSDEGWNFSGATFFGSPLPTMGHNEDLGWSFTTNEPDIADLWRETFDDPQHPLNYRYGGGYRTAVEWQEKVKIKTHDGVKEKLYTFRKTHHGPIVAKQDARHPLSAQIGRLRESLLLRQMDMLVRARNLDDFKAGMAGLHFPIMNAVYADRHGDIYFLYNGTIPRRDPRFDWSKPVDGSDPATEWQGFHTLDELPQLANPKAGYVQNCNSSPFTTTHLDNPSAAAFPSYMVEDKHDDKRRAKLSRQILSELADVTFERLEAAAFDTTIYWAQHELPLYAKAFEELKKSDPALAAKARPYIEHLLDWDCRSSLDSTQTTLCVAWYERLYGGGYPGEQLKQRFVDNMPVRFEALIQAAADVQSAHGDWQVAWGKVHRIQRHANVADLVDVPFDDGLPSLPSAGTHGPMGVIFTQYYTPTIHIPFVKTVSKHYGVIGYTYVGVFEFGDRVRGATLLQFGASGNPASPHYFDQAALLSQQKLKPELFYWEDVLSGARNGYQPGERPVAAGELRQLAARTKKPGTTVR from the coding sequence TTGCGAAGCGTCGTTTTGGCGGCCGTCCTCGGCTGGCCTCTCGCGTCTGCCTCCCGCGCGATCGCAGCCCCGCCGGAAGACACTCCTTCCCTCGCCGAACAGCTTGCCGGCCAGGTGGCGATCTATCGCGACTCCTTCGGCGTGCCCCACATCGACGGCGCCAGCGACGAGGCTACGGTGTTCGGCTTCGCTTACGCCCAGGCCGAGGATTATTTCTGGCAGGTCGAAGACAACTACCTGCTCAGCCTGGGCCGCTATGCCGAGGCCCACGGGCCGTCGGGCATCAACTCCGATCTTCTCAACCGGGCCTTTGAAATCGTGGCCAGCGCCAAGGCCGACTATGAAAAGTTGCCCGACGACCTCAAATCGCTCTGTGAGGCGTTTGCCGCGGGCCTGAACCACTATCTGGCGAAAAACCCGCACGTGAAGCCGCGGCTCATCAGGCACTTCGAGCCTTGGCACAGCCTGGCTTGCGCCCGGCAGTTGCTGCTGGAGCTGACGTTCCGCTACACCCGCATCCACAGCAATTACATGCCGCGGGTCAATCCCATGGTCGCCGCCGCCACCGGATCGAACGCCTGGGCCATCGCCCCCCAGCGCACCAGGGACGGTCACGCCATGCTCTTCGCCAACCCACACCAGCCTTGGTTTGGCTTCGGGCAAATGTACGAAGCTCACCTGCGCAGCGACGAGGGTTGGAACTTCAGCGGCGCCACCTTTTTCGGCAGCCCGCTGCCGACGATGGGCCACAACGAAGACCTCGGCTGGAGCTTCACCACCAACGAACCCGACATCGCCGACCTGTGGCGCGAGACGTTCGATGATCCCCAGCACCCGCTCAACTACCGCTACGGCGGCGGTTATCGCACGGCCGTCGAGTGGCAAGAGAAGGTCAAGATCAAGACGCACGACGGCGTGAAAGAAAAGCTTTACACCTTTCGCAAGACGCACCACGGACCGATCGTGGCCAAACAAGACGCGCGGCACCCGTTGTCCGCCCAGATCGGCCGGCTGCGAGAGTCGCTGTTGCTGCGGCAAATGGACATGCTCGTTCGGGCACGCAATCTCGACGATTTCAAAGCCGGCATGGCGGGCCTCCATTTCCCGATCATGAACGCCGTCTACGCCGACCGCCACGGCGACATCTATTTCCTTTACAACGGCACCATACCCCGACGCGACCCACGGTTCGATTGGAGCAAGCCGGTCGACGGCAGCGATCCGGCCACCGAATGGCAAGGCTTCCACACCCTCGACGAGCTGCCCCAGTTGGCCAACCCCAAGGCCGGCTACGTGCAAAACTGCAATTCGTCGCCCTTCACCACCACCCACCTCGACAATCCATCGGCCGCCGCCTTCCCGTCTTATATGGTCGAAGACAAGCACGACGACAAGCGGCGGGCCAAGCTGTCGCGGCAGATCCTCAGCGAGCTCGCCGACGTCACATTCGAGCGGCTCGAAGCGGCGGCCTTCGACACGACGATTTACTGGGCGCAGCACGAGCTGCCGCTCTACGCCAAGGCATTCGAGGAGCTGAAAAAGTCGGACCCCGCGTTGGCCGCCAAGGCCCGTCCGTACATCGAGCACCTGCTCGATTGGGACTGCCGCTCGTCGCTCGACTCGACGCAGACCACGCTTTGCGTCGCCTGGTATGAGCGGCTCTACGGCGGCGGGTATCCGGGCGAACAACTCAAGCAGCGTTTCGTCGACAACATGCCGGTGCGTTTCGAGGCCCTCATCCAGGCCGCCGCCGACGTGCAATCGGCCCACGGCGATTGGCAAGTCGCCTGGGGCAAGGTACATCGCATCCAGCGGCACGCGAACGTGGCCGATCTGGTCGATGTGCCGTTCGACGACGGGCTGCCGAGCCTTCCTTCGGCCGGCACGCACGGCCCGATGGGCGTGATCTTCACGCAGTATTACACGCCGACGATCCACATTCCGTTCGTCAAAACGGTCTCCAAACACTACGGCGTGATCGGTTACACCTACGTCGGCGTGTTCGAATTCGGCGACCGCGTTCGGGGAGCGACGTTGTTGCAATTCGGCGCCAGCGGCAATCCCGCGTCGCCGCACTACTTCGATCAGGCGGCGCTGCTCTCGCAGCAGAAGCTCAAGCCCGAATTGTTCTATTGGGAAGACGTGCTTTCCGGCGCCCGCAACGGGTATCAGCCTGGCGAGCGGCCCGTCGCGGCGGGCGAACTGCGGCAATTGGCCGCGCGGACCAAGAAGCCCGGCACGACGGTGCGGTAA